A genomic segment from Aegilops tauschii subsp. strangulata cultivar AL8/78 chromosome 1, Aet v6.0, whole genome shotgun sequence encodes:
- the LOC109781823 gene encoding uncharacterized protein, producing MGRTAGSSSRQKRKSAGGGDEEGELVRPRASYSGVVVASAAIPLAAKQAAAPPLVLPIKQDAVAVAPRASPPAQHQSPRRRVTNSALPQPAAVDGATAANNAVIVGASSATASPPSINGATPASPPFPWATNRAAIHHPVSYLFERGITTVEGEVKCKRCDVLKTVSYNIAVKFREVRDFVSRNIHDMDDRAPKAWMTPAVPDCDGCGQRNSLRPVIPKEKERINWVFLLLGQTLGLCSLEQLKYFCACTGQHRTGAKDRVLYSTYMELCSQLCPDRLFNLTAERQKRGQQYS from the coding sequence ATGGGCCGCACCGCCGGTTCCTCGTCGAGGCAGAAGAGGAAGAGCGCGGGAGGTGGTGACGAAGAGGGCGAGCTCGTTCGTCCGAGGGCGTCTTATTCAGGCGTTGTGGTTGCATCGGCCGCCATTCCCCTGGCGGCGAAACAAGCGGCGGCTCCTCCTCTCGTGCTGCCGATAAAACAGGACGCGGTTGCGGTTGCACCGCGGGCTTCACCTCCCGCGCAGCACCAATCACCCCGGCGGCGCGTCACCAACAGCGCACTACCCCAGCCGGCCGCCGTCGACGGTGCCACCGCGGCCAACAATGCCGTCATCGTCGGGGCTTCGAGCGCCACTGCTTCACCGCCTTCCATCAACGGTGCCACACCCGCTTCCCCACCGTTTCCGTGGGCGACCAACCGTGCCGCCATACATCACCCGGTCTCCTATCTCTTCGAGCGGGGCATCACCACCGTGGAGGGTGAGGTCAAGTGCAAACGCTGCGACGTCCTGAAGACGGTCTCCTACAACATCGCCGTCAAGTTCAGGGAGGTCCGCGACTTCGTGTCCCGCAACATCCACGACATGGACGACCGTGCACCTAAAGCGTGGATGACCCCCGCTGTGCCGGACTGTGACGGGTGTGGACAGAGGAACAGCCTGCGTCCGGTGATACCGAAGGAAAAGGAGAGGATAAATTGGGTGTTTCTGCTGCTGGGGCAGACGCTTGGGCTATGCTCGCTGGAACAGCTCAAGTATTTCTGTGCGTGCACAGGTCAACACCGCACCGGCGCCAAGGACAGGGTGCTCTActccacctacatggagctttGCAGCCAGCTCTGCCCTGACAGGCTCTTCAACCTGACCGCGGAGAGGCAGAAGAGGGGTCAGCAGTATTCCTGA